A portion of the Musa acuminata AAA Group cultivar baxijiao chromosome BXJ1-1, Cavendish_Baxijiao_AAA, whole genome shotgun sequence genome contains these proteins:
- the LOC103996413 gene encoding uncharacterized protein LOC103996413: MACRTIPLQLPSVGAKTPFSGTSGSMNWNHRNSPRGSKMRPSVFSTREDLRPRLDEYPEGIISGEWTENFSLLSYDDLRVYLQSQVTVHKVGPSSLLGEVMSTTIVTAMAGQKLEEIDHHFEFVSALPVVDGELRCTGVISRHDRAEASLGAKTKVGEVMSSPAITLPPEKTVTDAAALMLKKKIHRIPIVNEAGQVIGIVTRTDILEALEAAMEE, translated from the exons ATGGCGTGCAGAACCATTCCTCTGCAACTCCCCTCGGTTGGTGCCAAGACTCCCTTCTCCGGCACCAGCGGCTCCATGAACTGGAACCACAGAAACAGTCCAAGAGGCTCCAAGATGAGGCCCTCGGTCTTCTCCACCAGGGAGGACCTCCGACCGCGGCTGGATGAGTACCCGGAAGGGATCATCTCCGGCGAATGGACCGAGAACTTCTCCTTGTTGAGCTACGACGACCTTCGTGTCTATCTTCAATCACAAGTCACCGTTCACAAG GTCGGGCCTTCTTCGCTTCTTGGGGAGGTCATGTCGACGACGATCGTGACCGCCATGGCAGGTCAGAAGCTGGAGGAGATCGATCATCACTTCGAATTTGTGTCTGCGCTGCCGGTGGTCGACGGCGAGCTCAGATGCACTGGGGTCATTTCCAGGCACGACAGGGCTGAAGCCTCTCTGGGG GCAAAAACAAAGGTGGGCGAGGTGATGTCGTCGCCGGCGATCACGCTGCCACCTGAGAAAACAGTCACGG ATGCTGCAGCTTTGATGCTCAAGAAGAAGATTCATAGGATACCAATAGTGAACGAGGCAGGGCAAGTCatag GAATTGTCACTCGTACTGACATATTGGAAGCTTTAGAGGCCGCCATGGAGGAATAA
- the LOC103996367 gene encoding uncharacterized protein LOC103996367, whose protein sequence is MADNKENTSKNPDTIGLQKQWDEVLCPICMDHPHNAVVLICTSYEKGCRSYICDTSYRHSNCLDQFRKLRMSSSDSPSGSTSTILENVDSGRSRLGSPYTLESASFPGALGTRTDIETHGGYSFNDRTTTGLVEDLDNTGDRQAQDRYLASQVEANVSFDESGGGNAPEDNCLKCPLCRGVVLGWMIVKEARQYLDQKLRSCSRESCSYSGNYQELRIHARRIHPTTRPAEVDPSRQRAWRHLEHQQEYSDILSAIRSALPGSVVFGDYVINDGENLSGDRNAPWWPTLLLLHMISGPIGSSFDERRSSSRAGRARRRSSTRRYLWGENLLGLQEDDGWNSDDNILISRRRRRIMRSRRDEEQQP, encoded by the coding sequence ATGGCCGATAACAAAGAAAACACCTCCAAGAATCCAGATACCATTGGTCTACAAAAACAATGGGATGAGGTTCTGTGCCCCATCTGCATGGATCATCCTCACAATGCTGTGGTTCTCATATGCACTTCATATGAAAAAGGTTGCAGATCTTACATTTGTGATACAAGTTACAGGCATTCAAATTGCCTCGATCAATTCAGAAAATTGAGAATGAGCTCTAGTGACAGCCCATCTGGTTCCACCTCTACCATCCTTGAGAATGTTGATTCAGGGAGATCTCGCTTGGGCTCTCCTTACACCCTAGAATCTGCTTCCTTTCCTGGCGCCCTAGGGACAAGAACAGACATAGAGACCCATGGTGGTTACAGTTTTAATGATAGAACGACTACTGGTTTAGTCGAAGACTTAGACAACACTGGGGATAGACAAGCACAAGATAGATATTTAGCATCTCAGGTAGAAGCAAATGTTAGTTTTGATGAATCTGGTGGTGGTAATGCACCAGAAGACAATTGCTTGAAGTGCCCTCTCTGCCGGGGTGTTGTACTGGGTTGGATGATTGTTAAAGAAGCTAGACAGTATCTGGACCAGAAGCTAAGAAGCTGCTCCAGGGAATCATGCTCATATTCTGGAAACTACCAGGAGCTTCGTATACATGCCAGGAGAATCCATCCAACGACAAGGCCTGCTGAGGTTGATCCATCAAGGCAACGTGCTTGGCGCCACCTAGAACACCAGCAGGAGTATAGTGACATCCTCAGTGCCATCAGATCAGCATTGCCAGGGTCAGTTGTATTTGGGGATTATGTTATCAATGATGGGGAGAACCTGTCAGGTGATCGGAATGCACCGTGGTGGCCTACGCTTCTGCTGCTTCACATGATCAGTGGTCCAATAGGTTCATCATTTGATGAACGGAGAAGCTCTTCAAGGGCTGGGAGGGCTCGTCGGCGCTCCTCAACACGCCGCTACTTATGGGGTGAGAACTTGTTAGGCCTACAAGAGGATGATGGTTGGAACTCAGATGACAACATCCTGATATCAAGGAGGCGTAGGAGGATAATGAGATCAAGACGGGATGAGGAACAGCAGCCATGA